A window of the Planococcus citri chromosome 4, ihPlaCitr1.1, whole genome shotgun sequence genome harbors these coding sequences:
- the LOC135842454 gene encoding uncharacterized protein LOC135842454 isoform X1, giving the protein MEIFAFLNFINRKIADFYTDLFFSVSYYYAAFQNRLTMSSSSDTQLSTSSSSYSKFKPTPTAFYTNELQEVTSCTKETVRITPPPHDAVALRPTVFTLDNTPNGTPYQYNRNARSSSLPKMSADQRIADKQCQTDDVIVYSPNSVDSVSNDNVHSTSTSKDTLSVSLAAASRQPNGTHHGEDSSRELDHINVIINECRSSADDISCESLDMSETLKHDKTTDTTDNATNKVVYQMNLDKPKPKIIDDEKYTDIDKEQDTCCVKCCLTTLQICECCHIS; this is encoded by the exons ATGGAGATTTTCgcgtttttaaatttcattaatcgTAAAATCGCTGATTTTTACACCGATTTGTTCTTCAGCGTGTCGTATTATTATGCAGCTTTTCAGAACAG GCTGACAATGTCCTCGTCGTCGGATACGCAACTCAGCACGTCCTCTTCATCGTACAGTAAATTCAAACCTACTCCCACTGCTTTCTATACGAATGAACTTCAAGAAGTCACATCATGTACCAAAGAAACCGTACGAATTACGCCTCCTCCTCACGACGCTGTTGCCCTTAGACCTACGGTTTTTACTTTAGACAATACGCCAAATGG AACACCTTATCAGTATAATAGAAATGCGCGTTCTTccagtttaccaaaaatgtcTGCTGATCAGAGAATAGCCGATAAACAATGCCAGACCGATGATGTTATCGTGTACAGTCCGAATTCCGTAGACAGCGTGAGCAATGATAATGTACATAGCACG AGTACGTCTAAAGACACACTATCCGTATCATTAGCCGCAGCCTCCCGCCAACCAAACGGAACCCACCACGGCGAAGACTCATCTCGCGAATTGGACCACATAAACGTGATCATCAACGAATGTCGAAGCTCGGCCGATGATATCTCCTGCGAATCGCTGGACATGAGTGAGACCCTGAAACATGATAAAACTACTGATACAACCGATAACGCAACCAATAAAGTCGTCTACCAAATGAATCTCGAtaaacccaaacccaaaataATCGACGATGAGAAATACACAGATATTGATAAAGAACAAGACACTTGTTGCGTCAAATGTTGTTTAACAACTTTACAAATTTGCGAATGTTGTCATATATCTTGA
- the LOC135842454 gene encoding uncharacterized protein LOC135842454 isoform X5: MASGQWWLTMSSSSDTQLSTSSSSYSKFKPTPTAFYTNELQEVTSCTKETVRITPPPHDAVALRPTVFTLDNTPNGTPYQYNRNARSSSLPKMSADQRIADKQCQTDDVIVYSPNSVDSVSNDNVHSTSTSKDTLSVSLAAASRQPNGTHHGEDSSRELDHINVIINECRSSADDISCESLDMSETLKHDKTTDTTDNATNKVVYQMNLDKPKPKIIDDEKYTDIDKEQDTCCVKCCLTTLQICECCHIS; this comes from the exons GCTGACAATGTCCTCGTCGTCGGATACGCAACTCAGCACGTCCTCTTCATCGTACAGTAAATTCAAACCTACTCCCACTGCTTTCTATACGAATGAACTTCAAGAAGTCACATCATGTACCAAAGAAACCGTACGAATTACGCCTCCTCCTCACGACGCTGTTGCCCTTAGACCTACGGTTTTTACTTTAGACAATACGCCAAATGG AACACCTTATCAGTATAATAGAAATGCGCGTTCTTccagtttaccaaaaatgtcTGCTGATCAGAGAATAGCCGATAAACAATGCCAGACCGATGATGTTATCGTGTACAGTCCGAATTCCGTAGACAGCGTGAGCAATGATAATGTACATAGCACG AGTACGTCTAAAGACACACTATCCGTATCATTAGCCGCAGCCTCCCGCCAACCAAACGGAACCCACCACGGCGAAGACTCATCTCGCGAATTGGACCACATAAACGTGATCATCAACGAATGTCGAAGCTCGGCCGATGATATCTCCTGCGAATCGCTGGACATGAGTGAGACCCTGAAACATGATAAAACTACTGATACAACCGATAACGCAACCAATAAAGTCGTCTACCAAATGAATCTCGAtaaacccaaacccaaaataATCGACGATGAGAAATACACAGATATTGATAAAGAACAAGACACTTGTTGCGTCAAATGTTGTTTAACAACTTTACAAATTTGCGAATGTTGTCATATATCTTGA
- the LOC135842454 gene encoding uncharacterized protein LOC135842454 isoform X3: MKYHHSNKHEWLTMSSSSDTQLSTSSSSYSKFKPTPTAFYTNELQEVTSCTKETVRITPPPHDAVALRPTVFTLDNTPNGTPYQYNRNARSSSLPKMSADQRIADKQCQTDDVIVYSPNSVDSVSNDNVHSTSTSKDTLSVSLAAASRQPNGTHHGEDSSRELDHINVIINECRSSADDISCESLDMSETLKHDKTTDTTDNATNKVVYQMNLDKPKPKIIDDEKYTDIDKEQDTCCVKCCLTTLQICECCHIS, translated from the exons GCTGACAATGTCCTCGTCGTCGGATACGCAACTCAGCACGTCCTCTTCATCGTACAGTAAATTCAAACCTACTCCCACTGCTTTCTATACGAATGAACTTCAAGAAGTCACATCATGTACCAAAGAAACCGTACGAATTACGCCTCCTCCTCACGACGCTGTTGCCCTTAGACCTACGGTTTTTACTTTAGACAATACGCCAAATGG AACACCTTATCAGTATAATAGAAATGCGCGTTCTTccagtttaccaaaaatgtcTGCTGATCAGAGAATAGCCGATAAACAATGCCAGACCGATGATGTTATCGTGTACAGTCCGAATTCCGTAGACAGCGTGAGCAATGATAATGTACATAGCACG AGTACGTCTAAAGACACACTATCCGTATCATTAGCCGCAGCCTCCCGCCAACCAAACGGAACCCACCACGGCGAAGACTCATCTCGCGAATTGGACCACATAAACGTGATCATCAACGAATGTCGAAGCTCGGCCGATGATATCTCCTGCGAATCGCTGGACATGAGTGAGACCCTGAAACATGATAAAACTACTGATACAACCGATAACGCAACCAATAAAGTCGTCTACCAAATGAATCTCGAtaaacccaaacccaaaataATCGACGATGAGAAATACACAGATATTGATAAAGAACAAGACACTTGTTGCGTCAAATGTTGTTTAACAACTTTACAAATTTGCGAATGTTGTCATATATCTTGA
- the LOC135842454 gene encoding uncharacterized protein LOC135842454 isoform X4, with protein sequence MSLMWTPIRLTMSSSSDTQLSTSSSSYSKFKPTPTAFYTNELQEVTSCTKETVRITPPPHDAVALRPTVFTLDNTPNGTPYQYNRNARSSSLPKMSADQRIADKQCQTDDVIVYSPNSVDSVSNDNVHSTSTSKDTLSVSLAAASRQPNGTHHGEDSSRELDHINVIINECRSSADDISCESLDMSETLKHDKTTDTTDNATNKVVYQMNLDKPKPKIIDDEKYTDIDKEQDTCCVKCCLTTLQICECCHIS encoded by the exons GCTGACAATGTCCTCGTCGTCGGATACGCAACTCAGCACGTCCTCTTCATCGTACAGTAAATTCAAACCTACTCCCACTGCTTTCTATACGAATGAACTTCAAGAAGTCACATCATGTACCAAAGAAACCGTACGAATTACGCCTCCTCCTCACGACGCTGTTGCCCTTAGACCTACGGTTTTTACTTTAGACAATACGCCAAATGG AACACCTTATCAGTATAATAGAAATGCGCGTTCTTccagtttaccaaaaatgtcTGCTGATCAGAGAATAGCCGATAAACAATGCCAGACCGATGATGTTATCGTGTACAGTCCGAATTCCGTAGACAGCGTGAGCAATGATAATGTACATAGCACG AGTACGTCTAAAGACACACTATCCGTATCATTAGCCGCAGCCTCCCGCCAACCAAACGGAACCCACCACGGCGAAGACTCATCTCGCGAATTGGACCACATAAACGTGATCATCAACGAATGTCGAAGCTCGGCCGATGATATCTCCTGCGAATCGCTGGACATGAGTGAGACCCTGAAACATGATAAAACTACTGATACAACCGATAACGCAACCAATAAAGTCGTCTACCAAATGAATCTCGAtaaacccaaacccaaaataATCGACGATGAGAAATACACAGATATTGATAAAGAACAAGACACTTGTTGCGTCAAATGTTGTTTAACAACTTTACAAATTTGCGAATGTTGTCATATATCTTGA
- the LOC135842454 gene encoding uncharacterized protein LOC135842454 isoform X2, producing the protein MPGMGHASKLQGLTMSSSSDTQLSTSSSSYSKFKPTPTAFYTNELQEVTSCTKETVRITPPPHDAVALRPTVFTLDNTPNGTPYQYNRNARSSSLPKMSADQRIADKQCQTDDVIVYSPNSVDSVSNDNVHSTSTSKDTLSVSLAAASRQPNGTHHGEDSSRELDHINVIINECRSSADDISCESLDMSETLKHDKTTDTTDNATNKVVYQMNLDKPKPKIIDDEKYTDIDKEQDTCCVKCCLTTLQICECCHIS; encoded by the exons GCTGACAATGTCCTCGTCGTCGGATACGCAACTCAGCACGTCCTCTTCATCGTACAGTAAATTCAAACCTACTCCCACTGCTTTCTATACGAATGAACTTCAAGAAGTCACATCATGTACCAAAGAAACCGTACGAATTACGCCTCCTCCTCACGACGCTGTTGCCCTTAGACCTACGGTTTTTACTTTAGACAATACGCCAAATGG AACACCTTATCAGTATAATAGAAATGCGCGTTCTTccagtttaccaaaaatgtcTGCTGATCAGAGAATAGCCGATAAACAATGCCAGACCGATGATGTTATCGTGTACAGTCCGAATTCCGTAGACAGCGTGAGCAATGATAATGTACATAGCACG AGTACGTCTAAAGACACACTATCCGTATCATTAGCCGCAGCCTCCCGCCAACCAAACGGAACCCACCACGGCGAAGACTCATCTCGCGAATTGGACCACATAAACGTGATCATCAACGAATGTCGAAGCTCGGCCGATGATATCTCCTGCGAATCGCTGGACATGAGTGAGACCCTGAAACATGATAAAACTACTGATACAACCGATAACGCAACCAATAAAGTCGTCTACCAAATGAATCTCGAtaaacccaaacccaaaataATCGACGATGAGAAATACACAGATATTGATAAAGAACAAGACACTTGTTGCGTCAAATGTTGTTTAACAACTTTACAAATTTGCGAATGTTGTCATATATCTTGA
- the LOC135842454 gene encoding uncharacterized protein LOC135842454 isoform X6, with translation MSSSSDTQLSTSSSSYSKFKPTPTAFYTNELQEVTSCTKETVRITPPPHDAVALRPTVFTLDNTPNGTPYQYNRNARSSSLPKMSADQRIADKQCQTDDVIVYSPNSVDSVSNDNVHSTSTSKDTLSVSLAAASRQPNGTHHGEDSSRELDHINVIINECRSSADDISCESLDMSETLKHDKTTDTTDNATNKVVYQMNLDKPKPKIIDDEKYTDIDKEQDTCCVKCCLTTLQICECCHIS, from the exons ATGTCCTCGTCGTCGGATACGCAACTCAGCACGTCCTCTTCATCGTACAGTAAATTCAAACCTACTCCCACTGCTTTCTATACGAATGAACTTCAAGAAGTCACATCATGTACCAAAGAAACCGTACGAATTACGCCTCCTCCTCACGACGCTGTTGCCCTTAGACCTACGGTTTTTACTTTAGACAATACGCCAAATGG AACACCTTATCAGTATAATAGAAATGCGCGTTCTTccagtttaccaaaaatgtcTGCTGATCAGAGAATAGCCGATAAACAATGCCAGACCGATGATGTTATCGTGTACAGTCCGAATTCCGTAGACAGCGTGAGCAATGATAATGTACATAGCACG AGTACGTCTAAAGACACACTATCCGTATCATTAGCCGCAGCCTCCCGCCAACCAAACGGAACCCACCACGGCGAAGACTCATCTCGCGAATTGGACCACATAAACGTGATCATCAACGAATGTCGAAGCTCGGCCGATGATATCTCCTGCGAATCGCTGGACATGAGTGAGACCCTGAAACATGATAAAACTACTGATACAACCGATAACGCAACCAATAAAGTCGTCTACCAAATGAATCTCGAtaaacccaaacccaaaataATCGACGATGAGAAATACACAGATATTGATAAAGAACAAGACACTTGTTGCGTCAAATGTTGTTTAACAACTTTACAAATTTGCGAATGTTGTCATATATCTTGA